GGATCCCACAGGATGAATATGAATCGCTGGGGGAGATAGTCCAGTCCCGGGCAGCTGCCGTAACTGCCGCCTATAATCGGTGATCACTGCCTGAATTCGAATTCTCTGGTATCACAATCAGCACAGACGCCACGATCATTTCAACCCTTCATTCCCTGACAATTGTTCCACTCGAATTTCCTGCGCCTTGACGGTCCAGTTGAGCCCTCCCCATGCATGTTGCAATTTGACATCCTGCTTTTGCAACCTAGCTTTAAATTAGCTGAATAGATTTGATGTATTCCCCTGATACCGTTCCTGCTTAAAACAGACATCAACATCTGAAATCAGCACACTCTGCCATGTCTCTGTTTTAAAACTGCAGAATCAATCGACTTTCCGTTATAAAACACAGGCATAGTAAATAGAGATTTTGTTGTGATATGCAAGACACAAGCGTTCCATCAGAACAAATTGTGTTAGAGCTTTGCTCAATATACCAAAGGCCGCAAGATGAACAGCCCCCTCATAGCATCGAATAACCCCTTGCCGAGCTCATCCTCGGTACATGGGAGCTATAATATGGGCTCTTCTAAGATTCTCAGACAGTTGATTTCACTATCGGAAGACTTCGAAGAATATTCTCTGGAGTCTGACAGCAGCGACATGATCGATCAGGTGATTTCCCGGAAACACTTGCGTAAACTGCTGTCAGCACTGCAGGCACGAGATGCTTCCACGCTCTGTCATTCGCGACGTGTTGCATTTCTGGCAAAAGGGATCGCTACGAACCTGGGGTGGGAAGGAATCCATCTGAAACGACTCGAAGTAGCCGCCCTCTTGCACGATATCGGAAAAATAGGCGTCCCCGATCATATCATCTTCAAGCCTGGTAAATTGACTTCAGATGAAATTGAGCTGATGTCGCATTACCACAATATTGGTCTCGATGTCCTGCAAGCCTGCCATACCGATCATGAAGTATTAACGATCCTGTCACAAACCCGTTATCACTTCAGCGGTGCCACGAATGGGTATCAATTTATCGGCAGCGAAGTCAACCAGGGAGCCCGCATCCTGGCGATTGCAGACGCTTACGACTCGCTGGCGACCGATCAGGTATATCGCACGGGAAAAAAACATGAGGACATCATGTCGATTCTCATGGAAGCGGCTGGCACACAGTTTGACGGAAATATTGTCTGTGCACTTTCACGCTGGGAACAAAATGAAAAACAGGCCTTCCATGATGCATTACAGGAAGTCAATCGCCTGTTCCAGCCTAAAGATTTCACAGAGCGAGAAGCGCTGGAAGCAAACCTGATCAACAACATTTTCTCCTATCTGTTTCAGATTGAAAGTCTGTACGATGGCTTTTATATCGTCAATTCTGATTTTCAGTTTGTGCTCATCAGCCCCGGTCTTGAAAAACTGGCAGACCTGCGTGCCATTGATATGCTGGGAGAATCGTGGACCAGCAGCAGCCTGCCTCTCACAAATACGGAAGGCACAAACCTCACTTCAGCCGAATGCTCTATGAACCGGGTGATTGCCAATGGCAAGCCGATGACAACCGAATTCATGTTAGAGCGACCAGGCGGGCGTCTGATCAATATTGAAGTACAATCGGTCCCGATGTTTGGCGACGATGGCCGTTTGATTGGTGTTACAGAAATATTTCGGGATTTGTCCCGCAGCCTGAAACGCCCGAAAGAATACAATGACCTCAAACTGGCTGCCAGTCTGGATGCGTTAACATCGGTTGCCAACCGGGGTGAACTGGAAACACAACTGGCGATCATGCTGTCCAGAATCCAGAAGGAACAGAACCCGGAACCATTGAGCCTGATCTTTATCGATGCAGATCATTTCAAAGACATCAACGACAGTTATGGTCACTCGACAGGTGATGAAGTCCTGGTAGAACTGGCGCGTTTGTTTCAGCATGAAACTTACTCTGGAGAACTGGTCGGCCGTTATGGTGGGGAAGAGTTTGTCATTCTCTGCCCTGAAACGGCACTGGAACATGCTGTTAAAAAAGCAGAACGCTTACGACTGGCGGTTTCTAATCTGAAAATGGAGAATCAGTCGAATATCAGGGTCACAGCTTCATTTGGTGTTGCTCAATATGAGCCTGGTGATTCATTAGAAAGTCTGTTTCATCGTGCAGACAGTGCTTTATACCAGGCGAAAGAAACGGGACGAAATAAAGTTCGGGCTCTTACCTGCGAACAGATGAAGTCGGGTGAGGTGATTCCTGACGAAGTACCTGAAAAGCCAGATTCCGAAGGCATGAGATTTGAAAGCACATTCAATGCACTGATCTCGTCAGACTTTATTGTCTATAAACTAGGTGGTTTCGTAAATGATAATCACGCGCGACTGACCGAAGTCAGTACAAACCGGGCTGTGATGAGACTGGGTAAAGCTGGATTACTTCCGTTCTGGGGTAAAACAGATGATCGAAAACCAGTAGAGATCGAAGTCGTATTCGGTTCGTCTACCAAAAAATCAAACAGCAACAGACGTCAGACTTCATCTCAGGTGGAAATTGCAACCCGCATTACCCCGCTGGGATGGATCAAACAACCCGAAGTGTTTCAGCAACGGGCAGGTCGTGTTTTTCGACTGCTGAAAGATTACTTCGCAGCCGAATGATTCTGGTGTATTTGAGCGGCAGAACCTGCCGGTCGGCATCAGATTGTCGCTACAGTCTACCCCTCGCCAAAAGACAGGTAATCCACGCAAAATTTCCGGGATACGTTGACTCTTCCAATTCTTGAATATCCAACGATTGTATCTGTATTACGCCTCCGGATAACCCGTAAGATACGAAAAACCGTACACAGCGGTATAACAGGATTCCGATAAACCATGCGTATCGATTAACAATTAATCTGCGCACGGTGGTCTCCCTAGTGGCTTTAAAATCATTTATCACACATTCTTTTCTTTCAGTATTCCGACTTCAATCCCGGGACGTTTTCTTCACGTTTCTGATTTTGATTCTATCCGGTTTAAGCGGCTGCGCGCATACTGAATGTGAAGAGGATGGGATCTGTTCCCCCGCATATCACCGGGTTAAAAAATGCTTTTTCTTCCATAAAGATAAATGTTCTCCCCATCCATACCATTCACTGGATGGGTACCAGGCCGATCTCGACAAAATTGTCGTCAAACACGCGGCAAAAAAGTGTGCTCGTGAATCCCTCAAAACGATTTCCTGTAACTGTAAAGACAAACCTTCGAAGGCATTCCGAAAAGGTTATCAACAGGCATATGTTGATATCGCATTAGGCGAATCCGGAGAAGTTCCTCCCGTACCCCCCGAGGAGTACTGGGCCGCTCATTACCGGACTCCCGAAGGATATCTGGAAATTCAAGAATGGTTCACCGGTTACAAACTCGGGGCAGAGCATGCCCTGGCAGGAGGACGGTATGATTATGATGAAATAGCGACTCCTTATTCATTGAGCGGATGGAATCAACCGGCTGAAGAGCACTGGGATGCCGGCTCTGTCTATCATTCACAACCGCAGACTGAGGTTCATCCGGAACCACAGACCGCACCTCCGGCTTCCATCATAAATCCGCCCCCGCGCCCGGAGCCCCACGAACTCAAATTACCGAAGCCATCTGTAAATCAACCAGGACAACCTCTGCCGATGGTTCCTCAGCACCATCTACCCTTGCCTCCACCACCGGCTCTCCCAGGACATACACCTCCAGTCAAACCAGTGCTTCCGCAACCAGAACTGCGCAAGCAACCACCGGTTACTGCTCCCAAGCCTCCTCCAGTCATACAGGCACCCGCAGTTCAACCTGATACTCCTGCAACACAGCAGCCTGCAATACCACCTTACATCAATGATGATCCGCCTCCGAGCCCTTATACATTACAGTCATATCCTTATACTCCCTTGCCGGATACACCAGCATCGGCAGCGGTTCAAGATAGGCGTCAGAGAGAACAAATGAATGACTCAAAGCTGCCAAGTTATTCTACCGCTGACAAATTGCCCAACTATCGAGACAGACGGTGAGACATGATTTTTCAGAAAATATGAAACTTGTTCCACAGAAATCAGAGTGCGGAAATGACCGACAGGATGTCGTTAGAATTTAAAGGTTCGATCAGAATGCAAAAGTATCGAAAACTAATATTTGCATACAAGTGGCACATCTGCTGTGTTCTCTGGTTGTCTGTGCTGTTCAATGGTTGCGCTGCATTTCATCCTCTGAAAGGAGTCCCCGCTCAATACCTGCCTACAGAATATAAAGGGGAAATTCGGTCAGGAAAGGAAACCATCGATCTGTCATTGCTGCGTCAACCTGCCCCCAAACATTATCTGTTAGATTCAGGCGATGTATTAGGTGTCTATATTGAAGGTGTCCTGGGTCAGTTTAAAGATGTACCTCCCGTCCACTTTCCACAGACACAGGAGGTCGCCCCCTCGCTGGGTTACCCGATTCCGATTCGTGAAGATGGTACAATTTCTCTACCACTCATTGGAACCGTCTTTGCTCGTGGGTTGACGCTGACACAACTGGAAGAAACCATTCGTCGCAAATACACCACTGAAAAAAGTATTTTGCGGGAAGGCCGTGATCGTATCCTGATCAGCCTGCAAAAACCTCGTTCATATCGAATACTTGTAATCCGCCAGGAAAACTCTAACGATATCGTAGGTACTACCATTGGTAACCTGAACGTAGGAAGATCAAAACGAGGCACAGGGCGGGTCATCAATCTCCCTGCTTATAATAATGACGTACTGCATGCACTCGCGGAAACGGGAGGCCTGCCCGGGCTGGACGCCGAAAACTCCATATACATCATCCGAGGCGGGGCGCATGGAATGAATCAGCCACTCTGCCCACAACCCATTCAGACCGGTACTCATACATCAGACAACGCTCACACGGATCAGAACATTCAGCAGGTCTCTGATTCCTACACTCCGATTCCGCACTATTCGCCGACTCCCGAAGACCCGGAATTCCAGGTTGGACAGCCTCTCTATTCCAGCGACGGAAGTTTTTATTCCGGTGACTATATGGCACCGACCATCATCAACGACTCCACGATGCAGCGCTCGGGAATCATCAAAATACCGATCCGCCTGAATCCTGGAGAACAGGTACATCTCACGCGCGATGATATTCTTCTACATGATGGCGACGTCGTATTTATTGAATCACGAGATACGGAAATCTTTTATACGGGTGGCTTACTGGGTGGCGGACAATATACTCTACCCCGTGATTATGACCTGGACATCCTGGGGGCCATTTCGATTGCCCAGGGATCACAAGGTGGCGGAAACAGTAAATCGGCTGGAGGCCCGTCAGCCTTAAATCAGGATGTCACCATCAGTGCGAGTAACGCCATCATTCTAAGACAGTTGCCTAATGGGACACAACTGCCGATCAAAGTAGATCTCTATGAAGCAGTGCGCACTCCCAGTCAGCGGGTTTTAATTCAACCCGGTGACTACGTCATCCTGCAGTACACTAAATCCGAAGCCATCGGTGCATTCATCGAAAGACACCTGCTGGAGGGTGCCCTGTTCGGACTGGCAGCATCCAATCTTCAGGGAGGTGGTGGAAACAGATAGTTTCTATCATCGCCGCTTTACTTTGAAGTTTCAGTCATACCCGATTATTTCTGGATGACGAAACCTTTGTCAGTATCAGGTACTGCCAGCAGCGCCTTGCCTGTGTACACTTTACCCTTCTTCGTATTGCGGCCGATCAACAGCAGCTTGTCATTGACCCGATCGATCCCTAAAGCGCAGTCCAGGTCATATTTCGCTAAAAAATTGAGCTCAACATCTGCCGTGAGTAATTCGGAGCCATAGCAGCCAAACCACCATTTGTTTTCAGCGAAGGTTGCCGTTTGGATTCCCATCAACGTGTAACCGCTTTTCAAGACATGCTTCTTGATGAATTTAAAGCTGGAATCATATTCATAGAGATAATTTTCGTTTACGCCTTTAGGCAAGCCGCCCACTACGAGAAACTTGCCAGCATGGCAGGCAATTCCTCCTGCTCCAAAAGTCACTTCGGGAGTCTGATGTTTGGCAATCAACAGCAGCTTATCCAAATCATAGACATAAACCCAGGAATCGGCTTTCCCCGCGGGATTATTAAAATCACCGAAATTCACCGCAACGAAAACTTTGCCGGCATGGTAACAGAGATCCCCATGGTGATTTCCCACGGGGATTTTTACCAGGACTTTTCCAGAAGAGTTGGTTTTCACCAGTTGGGTTGTGAAGCTCCAGAAAATGTTTCCCTGCCCGTCAACGCAGAGTCCCTGCAGGTGATGGGGATAAGTCCCCTCACATTGAGTATTCGTATAGGCTGGCTTTTCAAGAGTCGCTGCAGATGGTGTCTCCCCATGAGTTGGTGAGACCAGTCCAGTAATAATGAAAAACCCCAGGATGAAATGCCGATTTTGCGACTTCATAACAACTTTCTCCTTCTCAATCACTGTTTCTCTCTGCAAGATGAAAATCATTGTCCCGCACTTTGGATCTCATTTCAACAGCTGACTAATCTGCCGAAATCAGGTCCGGGCCGTCACCTGCTCTTTTTTCATAAGTCCCTTTTGATGACTTCACATACTTGGTAAACCCCAGTTCGCCCAGACGTTTATCATCATTGATTGTCCGCTTAGCGGCAGCGTCCGACCATTTACCCGAAAAATAAGCAGCAGTAATCACTTTGCGGACTGGCTCTCCTGTCTCCGGGTGAGTCGTCAGAATTGGATCACTCATTCTCTGGATCACTTCAAACCGTTCTCCTGCTGAACCATCTGGAAGAACAACTTCGTAAACATAAGTAGGCATTGGCTACTATTTTACCTCTCAATTAAACAGACATATTACCAGAACGGGATTGAATCAATGTGATGAACATAAATTTGATTAACTGAACTTCAGATGCAAACCGGAATGCGTATCCCATCATTATAACGTAGCACGCGCCGGAAAACGAACCAGCAGAAAGATACCAGACAATCAGCCGATTCAACGCCAGCATGCCAAACAGGAAACTACTTCCATCGAATCTGCCATTACGAATAGAGTTTGTAAGCCTGAGTCGATTAAGTCTATTAAAAAGCTTAAATTTGTCTGTGAGTCACCAGTTCAAACCGTGTTTGAACGTCACAAATCCCGTTTTCTCAGAACAATATCGAAACAAAAGAATCCTCATTCACCCTCTATCAAATCATATCCCATCCGTCAAAGGCGGAAAAGGTACTCATTTTTGAGGCTCAAGCTTCAGAATTAGTGACTGGTATATCTGGACCCCGCCAGCTAGAATCTGTTAGCATCAAGAATTGCTAGACCCAGATCGACTCACATACGTATACACAGCGTGGGTAATTTTTTACAGGAGAACAGTCAGTGCAAGTTGCGATTACTTGTCGGCATGGCAGTGTTTCAGATAGTCTGCGTGATTATATTACTGAAAAATCTGAGAAGTTACTGACGTACTTTGAGCGGGTAACTGCAATCCAAATTACTATCGACCAGGGTGAAAATCAGAACCGGGTCGAGATTCTCGTTGATGCAGAGCATAAACATAATTTTGTTGCCCATGCAGAAGGCGATGAAGTGAAATCAAACTTCCACTCTGCTTTGAGCAAGATGGAACAACAGATTAAAAAATACAAACAAAAGATTCAGGACCATCGCCGCGATCTCCCCATGAATGAAATTGCGGAAAATGGACTGGCAGAAGCAGAGTCCGCAGAAGCAGAGTCCGCAGAAGCAGAGTCCGAAGAAGAATCGGAATAATTCTGGACCTCAGTCTGTTTTTTACTGGGTGTTGAAGAGAACTCGTTTACAATATTTATAGTGTGGCTCGCGGTGTGGGGATTGAAATGAAATCAGCACCGGGTGTCATAATTCACAACATTAGTTTTGCATATTCACTGCAAACACTGATAATTTTTGCAGATGTAGTTAGTTAGAAGGAAAGAATACATGAAGTTAACAGACTTCGTGGTTTCGGACGCGATCATTCCGGAATTGAATGTCACTACCAAAGAAGAAGCGATCCGTACGATGGTTGCCGGTCTGAAGGACGCAGGCAGCATTTCAGCAGATGATGAGGAAGGTATAGTCTCAGCAATTCTCAAACGTGAAGAGTTGGGATCAACGGGAATTGGAAATGGGGTCGCAGTTCCTCATACCAAGCACTCCTCAGTGGAAAATTTGACAGCTGCAGTTGCATTGTCCTCTGATGGCGTTGATTTTGCCAGCCTGGATGGAGAAGACGTCTTCATTCTGTTTCTGCTGATTTCACCCTTGGATCGTCCTGGTGACCATTTACGTGGATTAGAAAACATTTCCCGCCACCTGAGAAATCAAAGCTTCTGTAAGTTTTTACGTCAGTCCAAAACCGTAGAAGACATTGTAGAATTGCTGAATGAGGCTGACAGTAATCAATTGGATTAAGGTGAGTGCTAGTGTTGTCAGGGAAAACCCTGTTCGAAAAAGACTGACTATTCCTGCCTAAGTTAACCATATTTCTGATATTCAGAACGCATGCTTCGCTGTGGCTCCTGGTTGATTGAACTAAGTGGAAAGGGGTAATTACGAAATCTCACTGAAAACAGTTGTCATTCCCTCATTATCTCCATGAGAGTCATTTGTTTTCAGGTTGCTTTTGTAGTTATCAGTTAGTGCCATGCAAGAATCTGTTTGCCGTCAGATTGTCACTGTCAAAATGAAACAAGGGCTTCACCTTCGTCCTATCTCAGAAATAGTACGAATCGCCCGTGACTACTCTTGCGATTTTAAGATTTCGAACGGGGATCAATCTGGAAACGCCAAGGAGGTCTATGATCTGCTTGAGTTAAGAGCGCTGCCCGAGACTCAACTTGTCCTGGAAGCGAATGGCGATGACGCCAGCAAAATGATGGAAGAAATTGTTCAATTTTTTGAATCAGGATACAAGAAATTCGAAGAATTGACTGATCTGCCAGAATAATCCCGTACAATTCGACTGCGTGGTACACCGCCAGTTGCCTGTCTGTTGAAAGCGCCATATTAGGCTCTGAATGAATGCTTGTTAAACGTGGTATCGCTGTTTCTCCGGGAGTCAATTTCGGCCCCGCACTCATTCTGGGTGCGGAGGACTTTCGCATCCCACGACAGTTCGTCAGCGTCAATGCCATCGATACCGAAATCGCTCGTCTGAAATCAGCCCTTGATGCTGTCTGTGAAGAAATCGCTGAGAACGAGCGACTGGCCTCCGATAAATTAGGCGAACAGTACGGGGCCATCTTTGCTGCCCATTTACAGATGGTCAGTTCTCCCCGATTACGGGAAGAGATCGAAACCCTCATCCGTGAAAAATGCTATTCACCAGAGCATGCTTCCAGCCGGGTATTCCGACGGTATACCAAACTGGTTCAACACCTCGGCGATAATTATCTGGCAGAACGCGCCAGTGACATCATCGATCTCGAAAAACGCCTCCTCAAACAACTGCTGGGAGAGAAACGCGAAGAGCTTTCAAATCTGACAACTCCTATTATTGTCCTGGCAAACAATCTCACTCCCAGCGAGACAGCCGGACTGGCTAAGGAATTTGTCCTGGGCTTTGCCACTGAAGTCGGTGGGCGCACCAGCCATACCTCCATCCTGGCAGGTGCCCTGGAAATACCAGCAGTCGTCGGCCTGGGTGAGTTTCTCTCAGACATTTCCGGTGGTGATATGGTCATTGTTGATGGCAACAATGGCGAAGTCATCATCGATCCGGACGAGGAAACACTCGCCAAATACAAAGATACCGGCGAACGACAGCGATCAATGGCCGCCCGGCTGGCATCCCGCCGAAAAATCCGCTCCGAAACCAAAGATGGCACTCGAATTCACGTCATGGGAAACATTGAGTTTCCAAATGAAGTCGAGCACTGTACAGAACGGGGCGCCGATGGAATTGGCCTGTATCGAACGGAGTTTCTCTACCTGCAGTCCAATACGGAACCCACTGAAGAAGTCCATTACGATGCTTATTGCAGAGTCGTACAGGCTGCCCAGAATCGGCCCATTGTCATCAGGACACTCGATCTGGGAGCCGATAAGATTCCCAGGGGATACCGACATCTGGCAAAAGAAGGTATGAATCCTGCGCTGGGCCTGAGGAGCGTAAGACTGAGCCTGCGAGATTTACCGCTCTTTAAAACTCAGCTCCGTGCGATTTTCCGGGCTGCCGTCCATGGTGACGTCCGGATCATGTTCCCCCTGATTTCCACTCTACTGGAATGGCGACAGGCCAAAATGATCGTCGGCGACGTACTCGAAGATCTCGAAGAGCGGGGAGTCGAATTTAACGCCAATATCCCTATTGGGATGATGGTGGAAGTCCCTGCCGCGGCCCTGCTGGCAGAAGAGTTTGCAGAAGAAGTTGACTTTTTTTCCATTGGGACTAACGACTTAATTCAGTATACTCTAGCAGTAGACCGCTCTGACCCTGCGGTCTCACCACTCTACAACTCATCAGATCCTTCGATTTTAAGGCTGATAAAAATGGTGGTAGAGGCAGCAAAGAAAAAAAATATTCCGGTGACCGTCTGTGGACAGATGAGTTCTGACCTGAAATCGATCCCCTTACTCGCAGGTTTGGGAATCAGGCAGATCAGTGCCACTCCACTGGCAATTCCGGAAGTAAAAGAAGTAATCAGACACCTGACAATCGCCCGGGCAGAGGAAATTGCAGCACACGCGATGACCATCGACGTAGCTCGGGATGTAGAAAGTTATTTAAGAGGAGAACTGTACAAAATCTGCCCTGACCTGTTTGATGAAGAACTGCCACTGTGACCGCCAAATGTCGAAAACAGCCGGTTCTCATATTATCAACCTGTCAATAAGCACCAGATTTCTGATTGATGCCTGCGTGATCGTAGGCATCTCTCAGCCCATTTATACGTTTACAATTTGTCGTTGACTGAAACTGATATTCAATAATTCAGCCAATGACCATCCAGCTCACCTCGGTGGTGAGTGGATTGCGTACAAACAAATTCCATCAAGACGAAATGTATTTCAAAATCATTTCCTGACCCTGAAACTAAATCGTGTGAACAGAACAAGGAACAATATTGGATCTTCTCATCACCAACCCTGATATGTTTTATCAGTCTGAGGGAATTTCCTGCGTCCAGCTTCTGTTTTCAAAGACAGCATGAGCAAACCACCAGACTACCCCCGGGAAATCATTCAAAAGACGGCAACTGCCGCCTTAAAGGGTTATGCTGCAGCTTTCGTAATGCGATTTCAGAACCAACAAAGGTCCAATCAGATCGAAGTCCTGGTCTCATCACCACATCAGTTATCAATATTCGACTGGCAATTCATGCAACATTGCAGCCTGCCTGAATCGAATACCAGAACTGCTGTCAGAGACCAGCCAGATGAGTATCTGTTCTTGACCTTTAGCGACCTCACACAGGAAATGATTCGACTCAGCAGTCGCATCATGAAACCTCTCTTTGATTGTGTTCAGCGGGATTTATTTCGCTGTGACGCAACTCATGCAACGAGGACTGCCTCCGCTGGAATTTTCCAGCATCTCTGCAGGCAACTGGCCGACACCACTATGGCACTGATTCATTCAATGCGTAGCAGGTCCGCCACACCCGTGACTGATGAGGAATACAATTTTCGTCGTGTAACACGACAAAGGGTATTCCATGAAAAAGGAAATGCTGATTAATGTCCTCCAACCGGAGGAAAGTCGAATCGCCATCGTTGAAGATGGCATTCTCGAAGAACTTTATGTTGAACGAAACAGCCTCGAAAACCTGGTAGGAAATATCTACAAGGGAAGAGTTGTCAACATCGAACCCAGCATTCAGGCTGCGTTTGTTGATTTTGGTGTCGGCCGAAACGGCTTCCTGCATGTCAGCGATATTGAGCATCAATATTACAAACACCTCACCGAACAAGGTGACGGAAACGGTAAACCAGGACGCGGTCGAAACCAGAAGGGTCGCCGCGTGAATGAACGCAGCGTTGCCAACAAACCCCCCATTCAGGAAATTCTGAAACGGGGGAGTGAAGTTCTGGTACAGGTCATCAAAGAAGGGATTGGCAATAAAGGCCCTACCCTCTCAACTTATATCAGTATTCCCGGACGCTACCTGGTGATCATGCCTGGACTGCAACGGGTGGGTATCAGCCGCAAAATTGCTGATGAAGATGTACGTAAAGACCTGAGAACAATTCTAACCCAACTGGCCCCTCCACCGGGCCTCGGATTTATCGTGCGTACTGCCGGGATCGACCGGACTGCTGATGATCTCAAGCGGGACTTAAACTATCTGTTGCGCCTCTGGGGAACCATTGTAGGTCGTATTAAAAAACTACCCGCTCCCGTCGAGATTTATTCGGAGAGCGATATGATGATCCGGACGATTCGCGACATCTATAACAGCGAAATCGATACGCTCTACATCGACGAACCGACGGCGTATCAGAGAGCCAGAGACTTTATGAAAGTCGTGCTGCCCAAGCACGTCAATCGGGTCAAACACTACACTGGCAACGACCCCATCTTCTACAACAGTAAACTGGATGATGAAATTTGCAGCATCCAGAATCGCCATGTCCCCATGAAAGGGGGCGGCTCGATTGTTATTGACCAGACAGAAGCATTAGTCGCCATCGACGTTAACAGTGGAAACTATCGCGCAGATGACAATGCGGAAAAAACCGCGTTCAAAGTCAATATGAAAGCGGCTGAAGAAATCAGTCGACAAATCAGATTGCGTGACCTCGGTGGTGTGATCGTAATCGATTTCATCGATATGCGGGAAGAAAAACATCGACGTTCCGTGGAACGCAGATTAAGAGAACTCGTCAAACGTGATCGTGCCCGCACCAAAGTATTACGCATCAGTCCCTTTGGCCTGATCGAGATGACACGCCAGCGAATTCGCCCTTCTCTGCGGCGCAGCATGTATGAGGACTGTCCTTCCTGTCGCGGAACCGGCCAGGTCAAAACCGCCGAGAGCATGGCTATCGAAGTCATGCGAACCCTGATGACCACTGTGAATAAGAAAAACATTTCACGGCTCGTACTGAATGTACACGAAAATGTCGCCAACTATCTCAACAACAAGCGGCGGAAAGACATCACCCAACTGGAAGAAACCGCTCAGACTTCAATAATAATT
The sequence above is a segment of the Gimesia algae genome. Coding sequences within it:
- a CDS encoding Rne/Rng family ribonuclease; the protein is MKKEMLINVLQPEESRIAIVEDGILEELYVERNSLENLVGNIYKGRVVNIEPSIQAAFVDFGVGRNGFLHVSDIEHQYYKHLTEQGDGNGKPGRGRNQKGRRVNERSVANKPPIQEILKRGSEVLVQVIKEGIGNKGPTLSTYISIPGRYLVIMPGLQRVGISRKIADEDVRKDLRTILTQLAPPPGLGFIVRTAGIDRTADDLKRDLNYLLRLWGTIVGRIKKLPAPVEIYSESDMMIRTIRDIYNSEIDTLYIDEPTAYQRARDFMKVVLPKHVNRVKHYTGNDPIFYNSKLDDEICSIQNRHVPMKGGGSIVIDQTEALVAIDVNSGNYRADDNAEKTAFKVNMKAAEEISRQIRLRDLGGVIVIDFIDMREEKHRRSVERRLRELVKRDRARTKVLRISPFGLIEMTRQRIRPSLRRSMYEDCPSCRGTGQVKTAESMAIEVMRTLMTTVNKKNISRLVLNVHENVANYLNNKRRKDITQLEETAQTSIIINARTDVEPEHLMTRCYDDIGNEVNF